One Drosophila willistoni isolate 14030-0811.24 chromosome 2R unlocalized genomic scaffold, UCI_dwil_1.1 Seg167, whole genome shotgun sequence DNA segment encodes these proteins:
- the LOC6644153 gene encoding homocysteine S-methyltransferase 3, producing the protein MDADSSSSRISTDSNKNPCGHGIWESRGILVKCGGFASQLSRNLGQKVDGHPLWSSRFDASNPEAVIQTHLDFLHSGADIILTNTYQSSVEGFMKHLQVTREQSIELIAQSVKLALQAKDTYLKDLEEAEDTPCKNSRRDPIVLASIGPYGAHLHDGSEYTGDYSDQVQTELLQKWHKVRIDTCLLNGVDGLAVETMPCLLEAKAVTELILTSYSNVKFWVSFQCRDETSLANGESFAHAAHTIWRMVQDAGQESRLLAIGVNCVNPNFVSSLFKSLNSLAGPDRIPLIVYSNRGEIYDSASGEWIGSGQNVVEFVPEWIKLGARIVGGCCRVYPADIARIRQCADSNHI; encoded by the exons ATGGACgccgacagcagcagcagccgcatcTCTACggattcaaataaaaatccaTGTGGACATGGGATTTGGGAATCCCGTGGAATATTGGTGAAATGTGGTGGCTTTGCCAGCCAATTGAGTCGTAATCTGGGCCAAAAGGTTGACGGTCATCCTTTGTGGAGTTCACGTTTCGATGCCTCCAATCCTGAGGCAGTGATACAAACTCATTTGGATTTCCTACACAGCGGGGCGGACATCATATTAACTAATACCTACCAGTCGAGCGTGGAGGGTTTCATGAAGCATCTTCAAGTTACACGGGAGCAGAGTATAGAGCTGATAGCCCAAAGTGTTAAGCTGGCGCTACAGGCCAAAGACACCTATCTCAAGGATCTTGAGGAGGCGGAGGACACTCCGTGTAAGAACAGCCGCCGCGATCCAATAGTTCTGGCCTCCATCGGTCCATATGGCGCTCACTTGCATGACGGTTCCGAGTACACAGGAGACTATTCCGATCAGGTGCAAACCGAATTGTTGCAAAAGTGGCATAAAGTACGAATCGACACCTGTCTTTTAAACGGTGTGGATGGCCTGGCTGTGGAGACTATGCCCTGTTTGCTAGAAGCCAAAGCAGTAACCGAACTGATCCTAACATCCTATAGCAATGTCAAATTCTGGGTTTCATTTCAGTGTCGG GATGAAACTTCCTTGGCCAATGGAGAATCTTTCGCCCACGCTGCCCACACCATTTGGAGGATGGTGCAAGACGCTGGCCAAGAGAGCCGATTGCTGGCCATTGGTGTCAATTGTGTAAATCCTAATTTTGTCTCCAGCCTATTTAAATCTCTTAATTCTCTGGCCGGTCCAGACCGTATACCGCTTATTGTCTATAGCAATCGTGGCGAGATTTACGATAGTGCCTCCGGTGAATGGATTGGCTCGGGCCAAAATGTTGTTGAATTTGTTCCTGAATGGATTAAACTGGGCGCTCGCATTGTTGGCGGCTGTTGTCGCGTCTATCCGGCCGATATTGCGAGAATCCGCCAATGTGCCGACAGCAATCACATATAA
- the LOC6644154 gene encoding homocysteine S-methyltransferase, which yields MALSRVLVKDGGFGTQMTVHVGNSVDGDPLWSARFNSTNMSAVINTHLDFLQNGADIILTNTYQASVEGYMEYLELDEEQSIELIKNTVRLAHIAKEKYLTECYEAKLAVPEGFPLIIASIGPFGAHLHDGSEYTGSYADFVPAKTITDWHRQRIEACVEAGVDALAIETIPCQMEAEALVEMLCDDYPDVKFWVAFQCKDETSLAHGESFADAANSIWDILSERNALDKCLAVGVNCVHPKFVTALFKSLNGERSVDEQIPLVVYPNSGEVYDVLNGWQGREHCVPLANYVPEWAQLGAKIIGGCCRTYARDIRHIGEAIRNWNKLKKNA from the exons ATGGCTCTGTCGCGGGTTTtggttaaagatggcggttttGGCACACAGATGACCGTACATGTTGGCAATTCGGTGGACGGTGACCCATTGTGGAGTGCTCGTTTCAATTCCACTAATATGAGTGCTGTCATTAATACTCACCTGGACTTTTTGCAGA atGGAGCTGATATCATATTGACAAACACTTATCAGGCCAGTGTCGAAGGTTATATGGAGTATTTGGAGCTGGATGAGGAGCAAAGCATTGAGCTGATAAAGAATACTGTGAGATTGGCTCATATAGCCAAGGAGAAATATCTCACTGAATGCTATGAAGCGAAATTGGCTGTGCCAGAAG GTTTTCCTCTGATTATTGCATCAATTGGACCATTTGGTGCTCATTTGCATGATGGCTCTGAATATACGGGTAGCTATGCAGATTTTGTTCCCGCCAAGACAATCACTGATTGGCATCGTCAGAGAATCGAAGCTTGCGTGGAGGCTGGTGTGGATGCTCTGGCCATTGAGACAATTCCTTGTCAAATGGAAGCCGAAGCTTTGGTCGAAATGCTTTGCGATGACTATCCTGATGTGAAATTTTGGGTTGCCTTCCAGTGCAAGGATGAAACCAGTTTGGCTCATGGTGAAAGCTTTGCGGATGCTGCCAATTCTATCTGGGATATCCTAAGTGAGAGAAACGCCCTGGACAAATGTTTGGCAGTCGGTGTTAATTGTGTTCATCCGAAATTTGTTACTGCGCTGTTCAAGAGCCTCAATGGTGAAAGAAGTGTGGACGAACAAATACCTCTTGTCGTGTATCCCAATAGTGGAGAAGTCTATGATGTTCTCAATGGTTGGCAAGGACGTGAACACTGCGTGCCGTTGGCCAACTATGTGCCTGAGTGGGCGCAATTAGGTGCCAAAATTATTGGTGGCTGCTGTCGTACCTATGCAAGAGATATTCGTCATATAGGAGAGGCCATACGTAACTGGaataaattgaagaaaaacGCTTAG
- the LOC6644204 gene encoding NEDD8 — MLIKVKTLTGKEIEIDIEPTDKVDRIKERVEEKEGIPPQQQRLIFSGKQMNDDKTAQDYKVQGGSVLHLVLALRGGQH, encoded by the exons ATGTTGATTAAAGTTAAA ACTCTGACTGGCAAAGAGATTGAAATTGACATTGAACCCACAGATAAAGTGGATCGCATCAAGGAGCGTGTGGAAGAAAAGGAGGGTATACCACCGCAGCAACAGCGTCTAATTTTTTCCGGCaaacaaat GAACGATGACAAAACGGCGCAGGATTATAAAGTGCAAGGCGGATCGGTTTTGCACTTGGTGCTGGCCTTGCGAGGTGGCCAACATTAG
- the LOC6644205 gene encoding glutathione S-transferase C-terminal domain-containing protein homolog, translating into MDQLYVEIEISTQKAETKIYTSVSSFMAFYVLRYLNEPKNIQVNFVSNKIEGGRIALRSSQLQLHRELTEQNITCREAASLSAIRDLRLPIYAKNGNTYIAGACAVCRELIGRQSNVELSKLLGFKNSCLLAPAEASIWTRFCEVDVVQAVSCLLEGQELTSVPLEVVRFEKHMNEPVRMHNIYKQARDQANQIDTNGPKIKRKERVVIDCSTPKEDLLIEHRFAEGVSFTIADLILYPLMKIIFQHCDHMLQYFPLTSTWLSEIDSFDGNCSRILQELIISAKVEKRTKVLSIPDCQANSLYKADPKRYKPRNRIYTSQEEVDLALAKLEQLGIKFSSNSEHSYGQEVINWQEIEPSHEKSSALPEKRLERKRKQLENMANAVISLAQPGDRIVDFCSGTGHLAILLALQLPDCIIIVLENKAFSLSQAQKRAAELKLTNCVFYQCNIDYFVGQFDIGTSLHACGTATDIVLQQCQRVRARFVCCPCCYGSLQPMPHISYPLSKQFQKVLTFNDYLYIAHAADQAHDLGTKNCKPEITAQGLKCMCIVDTDRKLQAEEAGYKMVILTRLKPEQCTPKNHLLVGRYENV; encoded by the exons ATGGATCAATTATATGTGGAAATCGAAATAAGCACCCAAAAAGCTGaaactaaaatatatacaagTGTTTCCTCTTTCATGGCATTCTATGTCCTACGCTATCTAAATGAACCAAAGAATATACAG GTGAACTTTGTATCCAATAAAATCGAGGGAGGACGCATAGCTTTACGCAGCTCACAGCTGCAATTGCATCGGGAGTTGACGGAGCAGAATATAACCTGTCGGGAGGCCGCTTCACTGTCTGCCATTAGGGATCTACGTTTGCCCATCTATGCTAAGAATGGCAATACCTATATAGCTGGAGCTTGTGCTGTCTGTCGAGAGTTAATTGGAAGGCAGTCGAATGTGGAGCTCTCCAAACTGTTGGGTTTCAAAAATAGCTGCCTGCTGGCTCCGGCTGAGGCCTCAATTTGGACACGCTTCTGTGAAGTGGACGTGGTTCAGGCAGTTAGTTGTCTACTAGAGGGTCAGGAACTTACGTCTGTTCCTTTGGAGGTGGTGAGGTTCGAGAAGCATATGAACGAGCCGGTTCGTATGCATAATATATATAAGCAGGCTCGTGACCAAGCCAATCAGATTGACACGAATGGCCCAAAAATCAAACGGAAAGAACGGGTGGTCATTGATTGTTCGACACCCAAAGAGGATTTGCTTATCGAACATCGTTTTGCCGAAGGTGTTAGCTTTACCATTGCCGATCTAATCCTGTATCCCCTGATGAAGATCATTTTCCAGCATTGTGACCACATGTTGCAGTATTTTCCATTGACTAGTACATGGTTAAGTGAGATTGACTCCTTTGATGGCAATTGCTCGAGAATATTGCAAGAGTTAATTATCTCTGCAAAAGTGGAAAAGAGAACTAAGGTCTTATCTATACCCGATTGCCAGGCCAACAGTCTATATAAGGCAGATCCCAAGCGTTATAAGCCTCGAAATCGCATTTACACTAGCCAGGAAGAAGTGGACTTGGCTTTGGCCAAACTAGAACAACTTGGCATAAAGTTTTCAAGTAATTCGGAGCATAGCTATGGCCAAGAAGTAATCAATTGGCAGGAAATCGAACCTAGTCATGAGAAGAGTTCGGCATTGCCAGAAAAGCGTTTGGAACGGAAGCGCAAGCAATTGGAGAACATGGCCAATGCAGTTATTTCCCTGGCCCAGCCTGGAGATCGCATCGTGGACTTCTGTAGTGGTACTGGTCATTTGGCAATTCTCTTGGCCCTTCAATTGCCCGATTGTATAATTATAGTGCTAGAAAATAAGGCGTTCTCCTTGAGCCAGGCTCAGAAGCGAGCCGCAGAGTTAAAGTTAACCAATTGTGTCTTCTACCAGTGTAACATTGACTATTTTGTTGGTCAATTCGACATTGGAACATCGCTGCATGCCTGTGGCACTGCCACCGACATTGTCCTCCAGCAATGCCAAAGAGTGCGGGCCAGATTTGTCTGTTGTCCCTGTTGCTATGGTTCACTGCAGCCGATGCCTCACATTTCATATCCGCTCAGCAAGCAATTCCAAAAGGTCTTGACATTCAACGATTATCTATATATAGCCCACGCTGCTGATCAGGCTCACGACTTGGGCACCAAGAATTGTAAGCCAGAGATTACGGCTCAAGGTCTAAAGTGCATGTGCATTGTGGACACGGATCGTAAATTGCAGGCCGAAGAAGCTGGCTATAAAATGGTGATCCTAACGCGCCTTAAACCTGAACAGTGCACGCCAAAGAATCATTTGCTAGTTGGACGTTATGAGAATGtgtaa
- the LOC6644206 gene encoding hydroxylysine kinase: MEQWNNVELTNMSKSKSYTLNHDYDDAAKLNKENQVTSNGNPIGNENGNGNGETNQNKQQNKVLEPGSEIKPIVHLEDVESLVRRLYGISINDVKELKAYDDRNYLIQEDGNIKNPLIVSHCPHGYVLKILNSLDSKKVEFVDGQNQLLLYLAKQNVKCPRPIANAVGKYYSVEQLSGKSHVVRLFEFLPGKMFHEAQMSKNLLFQSGEFLAKLDGSLKNFTHPAYETHKSLWMLQSVPQLRDFIYAVKDQDRRTLCEEIIEAFESKVLSALDTLDHQIIHGDYNEQNIVVSLAKNGLDWSVSGVIDFGDTSKSPLIFELGIALAYMILQAKDLSSGGIFLAGFTSTQTISEKELGYLKYCVAARLAQSLIMSSYTHTLDPTNDYVLVTQAEGWRIIDELWRNNLETIDELWATTGHEYLTQSNK, encoded by the exons ATGGAGCAATGGAATAATGTGGAGCTAACAAACATGTCCAAATCGAAATCGTATACCTTAAATCATGATTACGATGATGCTGCTAAGTTGAACAAGGAGAACCAAGTGACCTCCAATGGAAATCCAATAGgcaatgaaaatggaaatggaaatggagaaacaaaccaaaacaaacaacaaaataaagtgCTTGAACCTGGCTCAGAAATCAAGCCGATTGTCCATCTTGAGGATGTGGAATCATTGGTGAGACGTTTATATGGCATTTCTATAAACGATGTCAAGGAGCTAAAGGCCTATGATGATCGCAACTATTTGATACAGGAAGATGG CAACATAAAGAATCCTCTTATTGTCTCCCATTGTCCCCATGGCTATGTGTTGAAGATTCTTAATTCTTTGGACTCCAAGAAAGTTGAATTTGTGGATGGACAAAATCAGTTATTGCTCTATTTAG CCAAGCAGAATGTAAAATGTCCCCGACCCATAGCCAATGCCGTGGGTAAATACTATTCGGTGGAGCAGCTTAGTGGCAAGTCCCATGTGGTGCGACTCTTTGAGTTTTTGCCAGGAAAAATGTTTCACGAGGCGCAAATGTCGAAGAATTTGCTATTCCAGAGTGGGGAATTTTTAGCGAAATTGGATGGATCCTTAAAGAACTTCACACATCCGGCCTATGAAACACACAAATCACTCTGGATGCTACAATCGGTTCCTCAATTGAGGGACTTTATCTATGCAGTCAAGGACCAAGATCGTCGGACCTTGTGTGAGGAAATAATAGAAGCCTTTGAATCCAAAGTCCTGAGTGCATTAGACACACTGGATCATCAGATAATCCATGGAGACTACAATGAACAGAATATAGTTGTTTCGCTGGCCAAAAATGGCTTAGATTGGAGTGTAAGCGGTGTCATTGATTTCGGGGATACAAGTAAATCGCCTTTAATCTTTGAACTGGGCATTGCCTTGGCCTATATGATACTACAAGCCAAGGATTTATCCAGCGGAGGCATATTTCTAGCCGGTTTTACCAGCACTCAAACGATTTCTGAAAAGGAATTGGGCTATCTGAAGTATTGTGTTGCCGCTCGTCTCGCTCAGAGTCTAATAATGAGCTCTTATACTCATACACTGGATCCCACCAATGATTATGTACTGGTAACACAAGCTGAAGGCTGGAGGATAATCGACGAACTTTGGCGAAATAATCTGGAAACCATCGATGAACTATGGGCCACGACAGGACATGAGTATTTAACGCAAAGCAATAAGTAA
- the LOC6644207 gene encoding exonuclease 1, which produces MGITGLIPFLEKASKKLQLKDIRGCSVAVDTYCWLHKGVFSCAEKLARGEDTDLYVQYCLKYVQMLLSYDIKPVLVFDGQHLPAKALTEKRRRENRQQSKKRAAELLRLGRVEEARSQMRRCVDVTHEMALRLIQACRERNVDCIVAPYEADAQMAWLNKAEIVQYIVTEDSDLTLFGAKKVIFKLDLTGNGLLVEADKLHLAMSCREDRYHFDKFRRMCILSGCDYLDSLPGIGLAKACKFILKTEQEDMRKALKKIPQYLNMRNLEVDDDYIENFLKAEATFKHMFIYNPLERRMERLNALEDFETDVSLCSNAGTLLADSQEAYHLALGNLNPFTLKRLDNWDPMKDQAKQPTAKHVKRAKHKSIWQSNFKHQDTKPAKQVQTSCALYFKKVDFNGPTIEAEMQANQRLEEAKQTEAEVFSIYSCNPKRRRRSSSSSSTEERREHTPPASPVQSKSRHNPFAKEMMVKQPGSPVCENSSLLRLLSPKKGSPISGERRSGGSDMPRVNAIKRSIFVREQVEIRSRFFSSKTDQPDNATEDTQRLDINSPNQKLLVQDEQEENSETSKQNKCDESSKKEDNKDQEETCCKKPKFEALDEVTDCPEPLEDIILLSDDDGSSRSERLTPPSSQETASSFSRQSSEKLKNFELPQTRRVGLSKPPAKTTSKSTTKAAKLASSTAIASQTKLSMFGFQKRPVLK; this is translated from the exons ATGGGTATCACGGGCCTGATACCATTCCTAGAGAAAGCATCTAAGAAATTGCAATTAAAGGATATTCGCGGCTGCTCAGTTGCCGTGGACACATATTGCTGGCTCCACAAGGGTGTCTTCAGTTGCGCCGAGAAATTGGCCCGTGGAGAGGATACGGATTTATATGTTCAGTACTGTCTTAAGTATGTCCAGATGTTATTGTCGTATGATATTAAACCAGTCTTAGTCTTTGATGGACAACATTTGCCAGCCAAGGCACTGACCGAGAAGCGGCGCCGGGAAAACCGTCAGCAGAGCAAGAAACGAGCTGCAGAGCTCTTACGTCTGGGACGGGTGGAGGAGGCTCGCTCCCAGATGCGGCGTTGTGTGGATGTCACCCATGAGATGGCTTTGCGGCTAATTCAGGCCTGCAGAGAACGCAATGTGGATTGCATTGTGGCTCCCTATGAGGCGGACGCCCAAATGGCTTGGCTAAATAAGGCAGAGATAGTCCAGTACATAGTCACTGAGGACTCTGATCTGACTCTATTTGGTGCCAAAAAGGTCATTTTCAAACTAGACCTAACAGGCAATGGTCTGCTAGTGGAGGCAGATAAACTGCACCTGGCCATGAGCTGTCGCGAGGATCGATATCATTTTGACAAGTTTCGACGCATGTGTATATTATCAGGCTGTGATTATTTGGACTCATTGCCCGGCATCGGACTGGCCAAGGCATGCAAATTTATACTTAAAACAGAACAGGAAGACATGCGTAAAGCATTAAAGAAGATTCCACAATATCTCAATATGCGTAATCTGGAG GTTGATGATGACTACATTGAGAACTTTCTCAAGGCCGAAGCCACATTTAAGCATATGTTCATATACAATCCTCTGGAGCGTCGTATGGAGCGACTCAATGCCTTAGAGGATTTCGAGACTGATGTTAGCTTATGCAGCAATGCCGGAACATTGCTTGCAGATAGCCAAGAAGCCTACCATTTGGCTTTGGGCAATTTGAATCCCTTCACGCTCAAGCGTCTGGACAATTGGGATCCGATGAAAGACCAAGCCAAGCAGCCAACCGCAAAGCATGTGAAACGTGCAAAACATAAAAGTATTTGGCAATCTAATTTTAAGCATCAGGACACAAAGCCGGCGAAACAAGTTCAAACCTCTTGTGCCTTGTATTTCAAAAAGGTCGATTTCAATGGTCCGACTATAGAGGCGGAAATGCAAGCCAATCAGCGATTGGAGGAGGCCAAGCAAACAGAAGCCGAAGTCTTTAGCATATACAGCTGCAATCCAAAGCGAAGACGGAGAAGCAGTAGCAGCTCATCCACAGAGGAGCGTCGTGAACACACACCACCAGCTTCGCCAGTGCAAAGTAAAAGTCGCCATAATCCCTTTGCCAAGGAAATGATGGTTAAGCAGCCAGGATCTCCTGTGTGTGAAAATAGTTCTCTACTGCGTTTACTGAGTCCCAAGAAGGGAAGTCCCATAAGCGGTGAAAGAAGATCCGGCGGTTCCGATATGCCGCGAGTGAATGCTATCAAGAGAAGCATATTTGTCAGAGAGCAGGTGGAAATAAGAAGCCGCTTCTTTTCCAGCAAAACCGATCAACCAGATAATGCTACTGAGGATACGCAGAGGCTAGATATAAATTCACCCAACCAAAAATTGTTAGTACAAGACGAACAAGAAGAAAACTCCGAAACAAGCAAGCAAAACAAATGTGATGAATCCTCCAAGAAGGAAGATAACAAAGACCAAGAGGAGACTTGCTGTAAAAAGCCAAAATTTGAAGCTTTAGATGAAGTAACCGACTGCCCAGAGCCATTAGAAGACATTATTTTACTATCCGATGATGATGGTTCCTCTAGATCAGAACGACTAACCCCACCGAGTAGCCAGGAGACTGCCAGTTCGTTTTCTAGACAGTCATCggagaaattgaaaaattttgaactGCCTCAAACTCGACGCGTGGGTCTATCCAAGCCGCCCGCCAAAACTACCTCCAAATCAACAACAAAGGCTGCCAAATTAGCATCATCCACTGCCATAGCAAGCCAAACGAAACTCAGCATGTTTGGCTTTCAAAAGAGACCTGTGCTTAAGTGA